A single Entelurus aequoreus isolate RoL-2023_Sb linkage group LG11, RoL_Eaeq_v1.1, whole genome shotgun sequence DNA region contains:
- the LOC133660245 gene encoding zinc fingers and homeoboxes protein 1-like isoform X2, which produces MMSSRRKSTTPCMVLPSDVVEQLPSDELEGITERTKEDHTDGVDGTVDKVPTAEELDHTVVVVPTLPDAGESNNLQEKDALSLKCSTTNAPECRSSDQYQQCDMPEEAEADATTVAAISLSKTPIMRMKTKSEPKKITSSLNASDEVVEYFERGVEGKLGGEQEPIEAPLGPMASMEMLLHDSMKLGGGNFLFSQPSEKPRKSSILNPTVIPPGLAQVLSAFQAQQTTAAQPQLLIPLSSIPSYSAAMDTNPLLGGTYKKFPYPSVAEINSLAGQTQFTEEQIKVWFSAQRLKHGVSWTPEEVEEARRKQFNGTVHTVPQTITVIPAHQLSAAANGLQSILQTCQIVGQPGLVFTQLGPGGNLPVTNPITLTVAGLPSQSQSSSRVSCQSTPTNSDLKRATTIQPPSLSPQENSALNADTFSMRPKKSKEQLAELKASYLKNHFVSDAEIARLMNITNLTKGEIKKWFSDTRYNQRNSKNNVIVFHDGGSRGGGGSCSSTANATIVIDSSDETPSSPHRARTPPVREKEMRPKTWNPFPDFTLQKFKEKTPEQLVVLEESFEKSSTPSDEELSRLRTETKLTRREIDAWFTERRKMPTISTPSPDSSEGGPTDTGGLNTDVGASCSPSSSRTVSQTPPGGRSKQIATSSSRDIKDKTKKTPEQLHLLKSAFVRTQWPTTEEYEQLAQESGLPRPYVVSWFGDSRYSWKNGNLKWFFQYQSGNVEGPNSGGSNKLGSRKRRPRNRGWGRSRTRKQPRRSASFSSDMDMCPPPKKFKSGRDILKEYYLKHRFLSEQDLDELVTKTNMSYERVREWFAEVQRRLDMGADPFQEPTLGRADGGEGADEIRIEASSANKEPSGAEMGEEDEDDDEEHDEGDTDDSEWFCDSAALHTDDSLQKQKVFKFRGDLAVRQGNYQTGLDAYSSCLDWIGNNNLSIKRDILEGMVRCCTKLGHRDRAMDLVDILSKEASNTCHLTSLLLLKVSVYQHFGAIGPRMLSLQDLCSLLPFNPWNWFNLGKMCVQLLEDNTALEKSAEAEDPAYLAEGKVWLKACTCLIRTRLLLGILQQQQSSFVLRRNQNVLQSAEEALKHLNPKESTLHTLTEVLSKDLNPEKMKEDYQDGESLSSVCLQSFSERWWNNSLLTGVLEAEGRDTRSDKT; this is translated from the exons ATGATGTCAAGCCGCCGAAAATCAACAACGCCTTGCATGGTGCTGCCCTCTGATGTGGTGGAGCAGTTACCATCTGATGAGCTTGAGGGGATAACTGAAAGAACAAAAGAAGATCATACTGATGGGGTGGACGGGACAGTAGATAAGGTTCCAACAGCAGAGGAACTGGATCATACAGTAGTGGTTGTCCCTACCCTACCAGATGCTG GCGAATCCAACAACTTACAGGAGAAAGATGCACTGAGTCTAAAGTGTAGCACCACAAACGCCCCAGAGTGTCGGAGCAGCGACCAGTATCAGCAGTGTGACATGCCTGAGGAAGCAGAAGCAGATGCCACAACTGTTGCCGCCATTTCTCTCAGCAAGACCCCGATCATGAGGATGAAGACCAAATCTGAACCCAAGAAAATCACATCTTCCCTTAATGCATCAGATGAAGTAGTGGAGTATTTTGAAAGAGGGGTCGAAGGCAAGCTGGGTGGAGAGCAGGAGCCAATCGAAGCTCCTCTGGGGCCCATGGCATCAATGGAGATGCTGCTGCATGACTCCATGAAGCTCGGAGGAGGCAACTTCCTGTTCAGCCAGCCCTCAGAGAAGCCAAGGAAGTCATCCATTTTAAACCCTACTGTTATTCCTCCTGGCCTGGCACAG GTGCTTTCTGCTTTCCAGGCGCAGCAAACTACAGCAGCTCAACCCCAGCTGCTCATACCTCTGAGCAGCATTCCCTCTTATAGCGCAGCTATGGACACCAACCCTCTGCTGGGTGGCACCTACAAGAAGTTTCCCTACCCCTCAGTGGCTGAGATCAACAGTCTGGCAGGGCAGACGCAATTCACAGAGGAGCAGATTAAG GTATGGTTCTCTGCCCAGCGGCTGAAGCACGGCGTCAGCTGGACCCCAGAGGAAGTAGAAGAGGCTAGGAGGAAACAGTTCAATGGCACCGTGCACACTGTGCCTCAAACTATCACTGTCATACCTGCTCACCAGCTCTCAGCTGCTGCCAACGGCCTACAGTCCATTCTTCAGACCTGCCAGATAGTGGGCCAGCCAGGCTTGGTATTCACGCAG TTGGGTCCAGGAGGAAACCTTCCAGTGACCAATCCCATCACCCTGACAGTGGCAGGTCTGCCCAGTCAGTCCCAGAGCTCCAGCAGAGTTTCCTGCCAGTCCACCCCAACAAACAGTGATCTTAAACGGGCTACCACCATTCAGCCCCCCTCTCTTTCCCCCCAG GAGAACTCAGCCCTGAATGCAGACACATTCAGTATGCGGCCCAAGAAGTCCAAAGAGCAGCTGGCGGAGCTGAAAGCTAGCTATCTTAAAAACCACTTTGTCAGTGATGCAGAGATCGCACGCTTGATGAACATCACCAATCTGACCAAGGGTGAGATCAAAAAATGGTTCAGTGACACCAGGTACAACCAACGAAACTCCAAAAACAATGTGATTGTTTTCCACGACGGAGGTAGCAGAGGAGGAGGCGGTAGCTGTAGCAGCACCGCCAACGCCACCATAGTCATCGACTCAAGCGACGAAACCCCGTCATCCCCGCACCGTGCCCGCACGCCTCCTGTGAGGGAGAAGGAGATGCGGCCCAAGACGTGGAATCCTTTTCCCGACTTCACTCTGCAGAAGTTTAAAGAGAAGACACCGGAGCAACTGGTGGTGCTGGAGGAGAGCTTTGAGAAGAGCAGCACTCCGTCAGATGAAGAGCTGAGCCGCCTGAGAACGGAGACAAAACTGACACGCAGGGAGATTGATGCCTGGTTCACAGAGAGACGAAAAATGCCGACAATCAGCACACCCTCCCCAGATTCTTCTGAGGGAGGGCCAACGGACACCGGTGGATTGAACACTGATGTTGGGGCTTCTTGCTCTCCCTCTTCCTCTCGTACGGTTAGTCAGACTCCGCCCGGAGGCCGCAGTAAGCAGATAGCAACCAGCAGCAGCAGAGACATCAAAGATAAGACTAAAAAGACTCCAGAACAGCTCCATCTTCTTAAAAGTGCCTTTGTGCGAACTCAGTGGCCCACCACAGAGGAATACGAACAGCTAGCACAGGAAAGCGGTCTGCCCCGACCTTACGTTGTCAGCTGGTTCGGGGATTCTCGGTACTCCTGGAAGAACGGGAACCTTAAATGGTTCTTTCAGTACCAAAGTGGCAACGTGGAGGGCCCAAACAGTGGGGGGAGCAACAAATTGGGTAGTCGAAAAAGACGTCCCAGAAATCGTGGTTGGGGGAGATCTCGAACCCGCAAGCAGCCAAGGCGGTCCGCCTCGTTTAGTTCAGACATGGACATGTGTCCCCCGCCAAAGAAATTCAAGAGCGGCAGGGACATCCTGAAGGAGTATTACCTGAAGCACCGCTTCCTCAGTGAGCAGGACCTGGATGAGCTTGTCACCAAAACCAATATGAGCTATGAACGG GTGAGGGAATGGTTCGCTGAGGTCCAGAGACGACTGGATATGGGGGCAGACCCCTTCCAGGAGCCGACTTTGGGGAGGGCAGACGGAGGAGAAGGGGCAGACGAGATCCGGATAGAGGCATCGAGTGCCAACAAGGAGCCCTCAGGCGCTGAAATGGGAGAGGAGGACGAAGATGACGACGAGGAGCATGATGAAGGAGACACAGATGACAGTGAG TGGTTCTGTGACAGCGCTGCTCTCCACACAGATGATTCTCTGCAGAAGCAGAAAGTTTTTAAATTTCGAGGTGACCTGGCTGTGCGGCAAGGCAATTACCAG ACAGGCCTGGATGCGTACAGCAGTTGTCTAGATTGGATCGGCAACAACAATCTGTCTATTAAGAGAGATATATTGGAGGGAATGGTTCGATGTTGCACCAAGCTTGGTCATAGAGACAGAGCGATGGACTTGGTTGACATTCTG AGCAAAGAAGCATCAAACACGTGTCACTTGACCAGCCTGCTGCTGCTTAAG GTCAGCGTCTACCAACATTTTGGTGCCATCGGTCCCAGGATGTTGTCTCTGCAGGACCTGTGCAGCTTGTTGCCCTTTAACCCCTGGAACTGGTTCAACCTGGGAAAGATGTGTGTGCAGCTGCTAGAGGACAACACAGCCTTGG AGAAGAGCGCAGAAGCTGAGGACCCAGCATATCTCGCTGAAGGGAAAGTGTGGCTGAAGGCCTGCACATGTCTCATCAGGACCAG
- the LOC133660245 gene encoding zinc fingers and homeoboxes protein 1-like isoform X3: MMSSRRKSTTPCMVLPSDVVEQLPSDELEGITERTKEDHTDGVDGTVDKVPTAEELDHTVVVVPTLPDAGESNNLQEKDALSLKCSTTNAPECRSSDQYQQCDMPEEAEADATTVAAISLSKTPIMRMKTKSEPKKITSSLNASDEVVEYFERGVEGKLGGEQEPIEAPLGPMASMEMLLHDSMKLGGGNFLFSQPSEKPRKSSILNPTVIPPGLAQVLSAFQAQQTTAAQPQLLIPLSSIPSYSAAMDTNPLLGGTYKKFPYPSVAEINSLAGQTQFTEEQIKVWFSAQRLKHGVSWTPEEVEEARRKQFNGTVHTVPQTITVIPAHQLSAAANGLQSILQTCQIVGQPGLVFTQLGPGGNLPVTNPITLTVAGLPSQSQSSSRVSCQSTPTNSDLKRATTIQPPSLSPQENSALNADTFSMRPKKSKEQLAELKASYLKNHFVSDAEIARLMNITNLTKGSRGGGGSCSSTANATIVIDSSDETPSSPHRARTPPVREKEMRPKTWNPFPDFTLQKFKEKTPEQLVVLEESFEKSSTPSDEELSRLRTETKLTRREIDAWFTERRKMPTISTPSPDSSEGGPTDTGGLNTDVGASCSPSSSRTVSQTPPGGRSKQIATSSSRDIKDKTKKTPEQLHLLKSAFVRTQWPTTEEYEQLAQESGLPRPYVVSWFGDSRYSWKNGNLKWFFQYQSGNVEGPNSGGSNKLGSRKRRPRNRGWGRSRTRKQPRRSASFSSDMDMCPPPKKFKSGRDILKEYYLKHRFLSEQDLDELVTKTNMSYERVREWFAEVQRRLDMGADPFQEPTLGRADGGEGADEIRIEASSANKEPSGAEMGEEDEDDDEEHDEGDTDDSEWFCDSAALHTDDSLQKQKVFKFRGDLAVRQGNYQTGLDAYSSCLDWIGNNNLSIKRDILEGMVRCCTKLGHRDRAMDLVDILSKEASNTCHLTSLLLLKVSVYQHFGAIGPRMLSLQDLCSLLPFNPWNWFNLGKMCVQLLEDNTALGSHPFKVESDCTCAFLLSILMYAEKSAEAEDPAYLAEGKVWLKACTCLIRTRLLLGILQQQQSSFVLRRNQNVLQSAEEALKHLNPKESTLHTLTEVLSKDLNPEKMKEDYQDGESLSSVCLQSFSERWWNNSLLTGVLEAEGRDTRSDKT, from the exons ATGATGTCAAGCCGCCGAAAATCAACAACGCCTTGCATGGTGCTGCCCTCTGATGTGGTGGAGCAGTTACCATCTGATGAGCTTGAGGGGATAACTGAAAGAACAAAAGAAGATCATACTGATGGGGTGGACGGGACAGTAGATAAGGTTCCAACAGCAGAGGAACTGGATCATACAGTAGTGGTTGTCCCTACCCTACCAGATGCTG GCGAATCCAACAACTTACAGGAGAAAGATGCACTGAGTCTAAAGTGTAGCACCACAAACGCCCCAGAGTGTCGGAGCAGCGACCAGTATCAGCAGTGTGACATGCCTGAGGAAGCAGAAGCAGATGCCACAACTGTTGCCGCCATTTCTCTCAGCAAGACCCCGATCATGAGGATGAAGACCAAATCTGAACCCAAGAAAATCACATCTTCCCTTAATGCATCAGATGAAGTAGTGGAGTATTTTGAAAGAGGGGTCGAAGGCAAGCTGGGTGGAGAGCAGGAGCCAATCGAAGCTCCTCTGGGGCCCATGGCATCAATGGAGATGCTGCTGCATGACTCCATGAAGCTCGGAGGAGGCAACTTCCTGTTCAGCCAGCCCTCAGAGAAGCCAAGGAAGTCATCCATTTTAAACCCTACTGTTATTCCTCCTGGCCTGGCACAG GTGCTTTCTGCTTTCCAGGCGCAGCAAACTACAGCAGCTCAACCCCAGCTGCTCATACCTCTGAGCAGCATTCCCTCTTATAGCGCAGCTATGGACACCAACCCTCTGCTGGGTGGCACCTACAAGAAGTTTCCCTACCCCTCAGTGGCTGAGATCAACAGTCTGGCAGGGCAGACGCAATTCACAGAGGAGCAGATTAAG GTATGGTTCTCTGCCCAGCGGCTGAAGCACGGCGTCAGCTGGACCCCAGAGGAAGTAGAAGAGGCTAGGAGGAAACAGTTCAATGGCACCGTGCACACTGTGCCTCAAACTATCACTGTCATACCTGCTCACCAGCTCTCAGCTGCTGCCAACGGCCTACAGTCCATTCTTCAGACCTGCCAGATAGTGGGCCAGCCAGGCTTGGTATTCACGCAG TTGGGTCCAGGAGGAAACCTTCCAGTGACCAATCCCATCACCCTGACAGTGGCAGGTCTGCCCAGTCAGTCCCAGAGCTCCAGCAGAGTTTCCTGCCAGTCCACCCCAACAAACAGTGATCTTAAACGGGCTACCACCATTCAGCCCCCCTCTCTTTCCCCCCAG GAGAACTCAGCCCTGAATGCAGACACATTCAGTATGCGGCCCAAGAAGTCCAAAGAGCAGCTGGCGGAGCTGAAAGCTAGCTATCTTAAAAACCACTTTGTCAGTGATGCAGAGATCGCACGCTTGATGAACATCACCAATCTGACCAAGG GTAGCAGAGGAGGAGGCGGTAGCTGTAGCAGCACCGCCAACGCCACCATAGTCATCGACTCAAGCGACGAAACCCCGTCATCCCCGCACCGTGCCCGCACGCCTCCTGTGAGGGAGAAGGAGATGCGGCCCAAGACGTGGAATCCTTTTCCCGACTTCACTCTGCAGAAGTTTAAAGAGAAGACACCGGAGCAACTGGTGGTGCTGGAGGAGAGCTTTGAGAAGAGCAGCACTCCGTCAGATGAAGAGCTGAGCCGCCTGAGAACGGAGACAAAACTGACACGCAGGGAGATTGATGCCTGGTTCACAGAGAGACGAAAAATGCCGACAATCAGCACACCCTCCCCAGATTCTTCTGAGGGAGGGCCAACGGACACCGGTGGATTGAACACTGATGTTGGGGCTTCTTGCTCTCCCTCTTCCTCTCGTACGGTTAGTCAGACTCCGCCCGGAGGCCGCAGTAAGCAGATAGCAACCAGCAGCAGCAGAGACATCAAAGATAAGACTAAAAAGACTCCAGAACAGCTCCATCTTCTTAAAAGTGCCTTTGTGCGAACTCAGTGGCCCACCACAGAGGAATACGAACAGCTAGCACAGGAAAGCGGTCTGCCCCGACCTTACGTTGTCAGCTGGTTCGGGGATTCTCGGTACTCCTGGAAGAACGGGAACCTTAAATGGTTCTTTCAGTACCAAAGTGGCAACGTGGAGGGCCCAAACAGTGGGGGGAGCAACAAATTGGGTAGTCGAAAAAGACGTCCCAGAAATCGTGGTTGGGGGAGATCTCGAACCCGCAAGCAGCCAAGGCGGTCCGCCTCGTTTAGTTCAGACATGGACATGTGTCCCCCGCCAAAGAAATTCAAGAGCGGCAGGGACATCCTGAAGGAGTATTACCTGAAGCACCGCTTCCTCAGTGAGCAGGACCTGGATGAGCTTGTCACCAAAACCAATATGAGCTATGAACGG GTGAGGGAATGGTTCGCTGAGGTCCAGAGACGACTGGATATGGGGGCAGACCCCTTCCAGGAGCCGACTTTGGGGAGGGCAGACGGAGGAGAAGGGGCAGACGAGATCCGGATAGAGGCATCGAGTGCCAACAAGGAGCCCTCAGGCGCTGAAATGGGAGAGGAGGACGAAGATGACGACGAGGAGCATGATGAAGGAGACACAGATGACAGTGAG TGGTTCTGTGACAGCGCTGCTCTCCACACAGATGATTCTCTGCAGAAGCAGAAAGTTTTTAAATTTCGAGGTGACCTGGCTGTGCGGCAAGGCAATTACCAG ACAGGCCTGGATGCGTACAGCAGTTGTCTAGATTGGATCGGCAACAACAATCTGTCTATTAAGAGAGATATATTGGAGGGAATGGTTCGATGTTGCACCAAGCTTGGTCATAGAGACAGAGCGATGGACTTGGTTGACATTCTG AGCAAAGAAGCATCAAACACGTGTCACTTGACCAGCCTGCTGCTGCTTAAG GTCAGCGTCTACCAACATTTTGGTGCCATCGGTCCCAGGATGTTGTCTCTGCAGGACCTGTGCAGCTTGTTGCCCTTTAACCCCTGGAACTGGTTCAACCTGGGAAAGATGTGTGTGCAGCTGCTAGAGGACAACACAGCCTTGGGTAGCCATCCTTTTAAAGTTGAATCAGATTGCACCTGTGCTTTCTTATTGTCTATCTTAATGTATGCAGAGAAGAGCGCAGAAGCTGAGGACCCAGCATATCTCGCTGAAGGGAAAGTGTGGCTGAAGGCCTGCACATGTCTCATCAGGACCAG
- the LOC133660245 gene encoding zinc fingers and homeoboxes protein 1-like isoform X4, with translation MMSSRRKSTTPCMVLPSDVVEQLPSDELEGITERTKEDHTDGVDGTVDKVPTAEELDHTVVVVPTLPDAGESNNLQEKDALSLKCSTTNAPECRSSDQYQQCDMPEEAEADATTVAAISLSKTPIMRMKTKSEPKKITSSLNASDEVVEYFERGVEGKLGGEQEPIEAPLGPMASMEMLLHDSMKLGGGNFLFSQPSEKPRKSSILNPTVIPPGLAQVLSAFQAQQTTAAQPQLLIPLSSIPSYSAAMDTNPLLGGTYKKFPYPSVAEINSLAGQTQFTEEQIKVWFSAQRLKHGVSWTPEEVEEARRKQFNGTVHTVPQTITVIPAHQLSAAANGLQSILQTCQIVGQPGLVFTQLGPGGNLPVTNPITLTVAGLPSQSQSSSRVSCQSTPTNSDLKRATTIQPPSLSPQENSALNADTFSMRPKKSKEQLAELKASYLKNHFVSDAEIARLMNITNLTKGEIKKWFSDTRYNQRNSKNNVIVFHDGGSRGGGGSCSSTANATIVIDSSDETPSSPHRARTPPVREKEMRPKTWNPFPDFTLQKFKEKTPEQLVVLEESFEKSSTPSDEELSRLRTETKLTRREIDAWFTERRKMPTISTPSPDSSEGGPTDTGGLNTDVGASCSPSSSRTVSQTPPGGRSKQIATSSSRDIKDKTKKTPEQLHLLKSAFVRTQWPTTEEYEQLAQESGLPRPYVVSWFGDSRYSWKNGNLKWFFQYQSGNVEGPNSGGSNKLGSRKRRPRNRGWGRSRTRKQPRRSASFSSDMDMCPPPKKFKSGRDILKEYYLKHRFLSEQDLDELVTKTNMSYERVREWFAEVQRRLDMGADPFQEPTLGRADGGEGADEIRIEASSANKEPSGAEMGEEDEDDDEEHDEGDTDDSEWFCDSAALHTDDSLQKQKVFKFRGDLAVRQGNYQTGLDAYSSCLDWIGNNNLSIKRDILEGMVRCCTKLGHRDRAMDLVDILSKEASNTCHLTSLLLLKVSVYQHFGAIGPRMLSLQDLCSLLPFNPWNWFNLGKMCVQLLEDNTALEKSAEAEDPAYLAEGKVWLKACTCLIRTRLLLGILQQQQSSFVLRRNQNVLQSAEEALKHLNPKESTLHTLTEVRTALLLR, from the exons ATGATGTCAAGCCGCCGAAAATCAACAACGCCTTGCATGGTGCTGCCCTCTGATGTGGTGGAGCAGTTACCATCTGATGAGCTTGAGGGGATAACTGAAAGAACAAAAGAAGATCATACTGATGGGGTGGACGGGACAGTAGATAAGGTTCCAACAGCAGAGGAACTGGATCATACAGTAGTGGTTGTCCCTACCCTACCAGATGCTG GCGAATCCAACAACTTACAGGAGAAAGATGCACTGAGTCTAAAGTGTAGCACCACAAACGCCCCAGAGTGTCGGAGCAGCGACCAGTATCAGCAGTGTGACATGCCTGAGGAAGCAGAAGCAGATGCCACAACTGTTGCCGCCATTTCTCTCAGCAAGACCCCGATCATGAGGATGAAGACCAAATCTGAACCCAAGAAAATCACATCTTCCCTTAATGCATCAGATGAAGTAGTGGAGTATTTTGAAAGAGGGGTCGAAGGCAAGCTGGGTGGAGAGCAGGAGCCAATCGAAGCTCCTCTGGGGCCCATGGCATCAATGGAGATGCTGCTGCATGACTCCATGAAGCTCGGAGGAGGCAACTTCCTGTTCAGCCAGCCCTCAGAGAAGCCAAGGAAGTCATCCATTTTAAACCCTACTGTTATTCCTCCTGGCCTGGCACAG GTGCTTTCTGCTTTCCAGGCGCAGCAAACTACAGCAGCTCAACCCCAGCTGCTCATACCTCTGAGCAGCATTCCCTCTTATAGCGCAGCTATGGACACCAACCCTCTGCTGGGTGGCACCTACAAGAAGTTTCCCTACCCCTCAGTGGCTGAGATCAACAGTCTGGCAGGGCAGACGCAATTCACAGAGGAGCAGATTAAG GTATGGTTCTCTGCCCAGCGGCTGAAGCACGGCGTCAGCTGGACCCCAGAGGAAGTAGAAGAGGCTAGGAGGAAACAGTTCAATGGCACCGTGCACACTGTGCCTCAAACTATCACTGTCATACCTGCTCACCAGCTCTCAGCTGCTGCCAACGGCCTACAGTCCATTCTTCAGACCTGCCAGATAGTGGGCCAGCCAGGCTTGGTATTCACGCAG TTGGGTCCAGGAGGAAACCTTCCAGTGACCAATCCCATCACCCTGACAGTGGCAGGTCTGCCCAGTCAGTCCCAGAGCTCCAGCAGAGTTTCCTGCCAGTCCACCCCAACAAACAGTGATCTTAAACGGGCTACCACCATTCAGCCCCCCTCTCTTTCCCCCCAG GAGAACTCAGCCCTGAATGCAGACACATTCAGTATGCGGCCCAAGAAGTCCAAAGAGCAGCTGGCGGAGCTGAAAGCTAGCTATCTTAAAAACCACTTTGTCAGTGATGCAGAGATCGCACGCTTGATGAACATCACCAATCTGACCAAGGGTGAGATCAAAAAATGGTTCAGTGACACCAGGTACAACCAACGAAACTCCAAAAACAATGTGATTGTTTTCCACGACGGAGGTAGCAGAGGAGGAGGCGGTAGCTGTAGCAGCACCGCCAACGCCACCATAGTCATCGACTCAAGCGACGAAACCCCGTCATCCCCGCACCGTGCCCGCACGCCTCCTGTGAGGGAGAAGGAGATGCGGCCCAAGACGTGGAATCCTTTTCCCGACTTCACTCTGCAGAAGTTTAAAGAGAAGACACCGGAGCAACTGGTGGTGCTGGAGGAGAGCTTTGAGAAGAGCAGCACTCCGTCAGATGAAGAGCTGAGCCGCCTGAGAACGGAGACAAAACTGACACGCAGGGAGATTGATGCCTGGTTCACAGAGAGACGAAAAATGCCGACAATCAGCACACCCTCCCCAGATTCTTCTGAGGGAGGGCCAACGGACACCGGTGGATTGAACACTGATGTTGGGGCTTCTTGCTCTCCCTCTTCCTCTCGTACGGTTAGTCAGACTCCGCCCGGAGGCCGCAGTAAGCAGATAGCAACCAGCAGCAGCAGAGACATCAAAGATAAGACTAAAAAGACTCCAGAACAGCTCCATCTTCTTAAAAGTGCCTTTGTGCGAACTCAGTGGCCCACCACAGAGGAATACGAACAGCTAGCACAGGAAAGCGGTCTGCCCCGACCTTACGTTGTCAGCTGGTTCGGGGATTCTCGGTACTCCTGGAAGAACGGGAACCTTAAATGGTTCTTTCAGTACCAAAGTGGCAACGTGGAGGGCCCAAACAGTGGGGGGAGCAACAAATTGGGTAGTCGAAAAAGACGTCCCAGAAATCGTGGTTGGGGGAGATCTCGAACCCGCAAGCAGCCAAGGCGGTCCGCCTCGTTTAGTTCAGACATGGACATGTGTCCCCCGCCAAAGAAATTCAAGAGCGGCAGGGACATCCTGAAGGAGTATTACCTGAAGCACCGCTTCCTCAGTGAGCAGGACCTGGATGAGCTTGTCACCAAAACCAATATGAGCTATGAACGG GTGAGGGAATGGTTCGCTGAGGTCCAGAGACGACTGGATATGGGGGCAGACCCCTTCCAGGAGCCGACTTTGGGGAGGGCAGACGGAGGAGAAGGGGCAGACGAGATCCGGATAGAGGCATCGAGTGCCAACAAGGAGCCCTCAGGCGCTGAAATGGGAGAGGAGGACGAAGATGACGACGAGGAGCATGATGAAGGAGACACAGATGACAGTGAG TGGTTCTGTGACAGCGCTGCTCTCCACACAGATGATTCTCTGCAGAAGCAGAAAGTTTTTAAATTTCGAGGTGACCTGGCTGTGCGGCAAGGCAATTACCAG ACAGGCCTGGATGCGTACAGCAGTTGTCTAGATTGGATCGGCAACAACAATCTGTCTATTAAGAGAGATATATTGGAGGGAATGGTTCGATGTTGCACCAAGCTTGGTCATAGAGACAGAGCGATGGACTTGGTTGACATTCTG AGCAAAGAAGCATCAAACACGTGTCACTTGACCAGCCTGCTGCTGCTTAAG GTCAGCGTCTACCAACATTTTGGTGCCATCGGTCCCAGGATGTTGTCTCTGCAGGACCTGTGCAGCTTGTTGCCCTTTAACCCCTGGAACTGGTTCAACCTGGGAAAGATGTGTGTGCAGCTGCTAGAGGACAACACAGCCTTGG AGAAGAGCGCAGAAGCTGAGGACCCAGCATATCTCGCTGAAGGGAAAGTGTGGCTGAAGGCCTGCACATGTCTCATCAGGACCAG